GCAAAGGCCAGCTTCATCGCCTCGATCTGCAGATGCTGCGAAGCGGTGCCGTCGACCGGGTGCTGCGCCACGTCCAGATGCTTCAGGATGCCCAGCGCCATCAGCGCCGCGATGCCCTGGCCGTTTGGCGGGATCTCGTGCAGGGTATGGCCGGCATAGTCCTGGCTGATCGGGGTGACCCACTCCGGCCGGTAGGCCGCGAAGTCGGCCGCGGTCATCGCGCCGCCGGTCTGCTTGGCGAAGGCCTCGACGGCCGCGGCCACCTCGCCGCGATAGAAGGCCTCGCCCTTGGTCTCGGCGATCAGGCGCAGGGTACGCGCCGCGGCCTTGAACTGGAACAGCTCGCCGACATTCGGCACCCGGCCCCTGGGCAGGAAGGCCTCGGCAAAGCCCGGCTGCGAGACCAGCTCCTCCACCGTGGAGGCCAGGGTCCATTTCTGCTGCACGATCACCGGCACCGCGTAGCCGCGCTCGGCGATCTCGATCGCGGGCGCCATCAGGTCGGCGAAGGGCAGCTTGCCGAAGCGTTCGCTCAAGGCCACCCAGCCGGCCACCGCGCCCGGCACGGTCACCGCGTCCCAGCCGCGCTTGGGCAGGCTCTTGGCATCGGCGCCGTACTTCTTGCGGAAGTAGCCGATATCCCAGGCCTGCGGCGCGCGGCCCGAGGCGTTCAGGCCATGCAGCTGCTTTCCGTCCCACAGGATCGCGAAGGCATCCGAGCCCAGGCCGTTGCTGCAGGGTTCGACCAGGGTCATGCAGGCCGCGGTGGCGATCGCGGCATCCACCGCATTGCCGCCCTGGGCCAGGATGCGCAGACCGGCCTGGGCGGCCAACGGATGCGAGGTGGAGACGATGTTGCGGGCGAACACGGGGCTGCGCTGGCTGGCGTAGCCGCTGCTCCAATCGAAGGCTTGATTCATGATGCTCATTGCTCCAGGGTGATTTTGCGTTCGCGGATCAGGCGGCCCCAGCGCTCGCCGTCGGCCTTGACCAGCGCGGCGAACTGGGCCGGCGTGCCGCTGGCGGCCTCCGCGCCCAGCTTGGCCAGGCGCTCGCGCACCTCGGCCGATTGCAGCGCGGTGTTGAGCTCGCCGTTGAGCCGGGCGACGACGGCCGGCGGCAGGCCCTTAGGCGCATAGACGCCGAACCAGGTGACCGACTCGTAGCCGGGCAGACCGGACTCCGACACGGTGGGCAGCTCCGGCGCCAGCGCCGAGCGCGTCTTGCCGGTGACGGCCAGCGCCCGCAGGCGCCCGTCCTTCACATGCGGCATGCCCGAGACGATCGAGTCGATCAGCAGCTGGGTGTTGCCGGCCACCAGATCGGGAATCGCCAGCGCGGTGCCGCGGTAGGGGATATGGGTGATGAACAGGCCGGCCTGGCTCTTGAAGGCCTCGCTGCTCAGATGCACGATGGTGCCGTTGCCGCTGGAGGCGTAGTTCAGCTGGCCCGGCCTGAGCTTGGCCAGCGCGATCAGCTCCTTGATGTCCTTGACCGGCAGGCTCGGCGTCACCAGCACCACATTGGCCGCGTTCGCGACATGGGCCACCGGCGTGAAGTCCTCTTCGACCTTGTAGCCCAGCTTGGGATTCAGGTGCGGGCCGATCGCATGGGTGCTGCTGGTCGCGAGCAGCAGGGTGTAGCCGTCCGGCGCGGCCTTCGCCGCCTCCTGCGAGCCGAGGCTGCCGCCGGCACCGGCCTTGTTGTCGACGACGATCGTCTGGCCCAGCTGGGCGCCGAGCTTCTGCGAGACCGCCCGCGCCAGCAGGTCGGTGGCGCCGCCCGCGGGAAAGGGCACGACCAGGCGGATCGGCCGGTTCGGATAGCCCTGGGCCTGGGCGGCCAGGCTCAGACTGGCTAGCAGCAGGCAGGCAAGGGTGCGGCGCAGGATCATCGGAAGCGGCTCCCGGAAGGACGGTGCGGCCATTGTGCGGCGCGCCCCATCACAAGAAAAGCTAATATTTCTTGCCGACATCACAAGCATTCCTCGCCATATGCCCAGCCTGCGCACGCTCAAGAGCTTCGTCGCCGTCGCCCGCCGCGGCTCCTTTGCCGCCGGCGCGGCCGAGGTCGCGCTGACCCAGGCCGCGGTCAGCCTGCAGATGCGCAATCTGGAGGCCGAGCTGAAGCGCGCGCTGTTCGACCGCGGCGGCCTGGGCGGCCGTTCGGCCCAGCTGAACGCCGCCGGCCAGGCCCTGCTGCCCTGGGCCGAGCGCATGCTGGCGCTGGATGCGCAGCTGCACGAGGAGCTGCGCGGCGCGGCGCAGCGCGCCGATCCGATGGCCGGCGCCTATCGCATCGGCGCGGTGGTGTCGGCGGTGGCGCCGCTGGCCCATGCGGTGGTCGCGCTGAAGCAGGCGCACACCGGGCTGGAGCTGAAGCTGGTGTCGGCCAAGTCGGGCGAGCTGGCCACGATGGTCGAGGCCGGCGCGCTCGATGCCGCGGTGCTGGTGCGCGGCCCGGGCCGCGTGCCCGCCGGGCTGGGCTGGAGCCCGCTGTACGAGGAGCCGCTGGTGTTGCTGGCACCGGCCGGCGCCAGGCCGCGGCGCAGCGCCGCGCAGTTGCTGGCCGAGCTGCCCTTTCTGCGCTTCGACCGCAACGAGCGCACCGGCGCGCTGGTCGAGCAGGCGCTGCGCCGCCTGAGCAAGACCCCGGTGCAGGAGTTCCTGGAGCTGAACTCGATCGA
This genomic stretch from Roseateles sp. DAIF2 harbors:
- a CDS encoding tripartite tricarboxylate transporter substrate binding protein, whose product is MILRRTLACLLLASLSLAAQAQGYPNRPIRLVVPFPAGGATDLLARAVSQKLGAQLGQTIVVDNKAGAGGSLGSQEAAKAAPDGYTLLLATSSTHAIGPHLNPKLGYKVEEDFTPVAHVANAANVVLVTPSLPVKDIKELIALAKLRPGQLNYASSGNGTIVHLSSEAFKSQAGLFITHIPYRGTALAIPDLVAGNTQLLIDSIVSGMPHVKDGRLRALAVTGKTRSALAPELPTVSESGLPGYESVTWFGVYAPKGLPPAVVARLNGELNTALQSAEVRERLAKLGAEAASGTPAQFAALVKADGERWGRLIRERKITLEQ
- a CDS encoding gamma-glutamyltransferase family protein; this translates as MNQAFDWSSGYASQRSPVFARNIVSTSHPLAAQAGLRILAQGGNAVDAAIATAACMTLVEPCSNGLGSDAFAILWDGKQLHGLNASGRAPQAWDIGYFRKKYGADAKSLPKRGWDAVTVPGAVAGWVALSERFGKLPFADLMAPAIEIAERGYAVPVIVQQKWTLASTVEELVSQPGFAEAFLPRGRVPNVGELFQFKAAARTLRLIAETKGEAFYRGEVAAAVEAFAKQTGGAMTAADFAAYRPEWVTPISQDYAGHTLHEIPPNGQGIAALMALGILKHLDVAQHPVDGTASQHLQIEAMKLAFADVYKYVAEPAAMAMTPAQMLDPAYLAERAKLIDMKKAQDFKAGNPVKGGTIYLTTADESGMMVSFIQSNYMGFGSGLVVPGYGVSLQNRGHGFTLEDGYANQVAPGKRPFHTIIPAFLTKDGQPVMSYGVMGGNMQPQGHMQTLIRMLDYQQHPQAACDAPRWRFNEGLSINVEPSMRPDTIAGLRALGHDIGDIHDSYQDFGAGQFIWRLGDPAVEGYVAASDPRRDGAAAGY
- a CDS encoding LysR family transcriptional regulator translates to MPSLRTLKSFVAVARRGSFAAGAAEVALTQAAVSLQMRNLEAELKRALFDRGGLGGRSAQLNAAGQALLPWAERMLALDAQLHEELRGAAQRADPMAGAYRIGAVVSAVAPLAHAVVALKQAHTGLELKLVSAKSGELATMVEAGALDAAVLVRGPGRVPAGLGWSPLYEEPLVLLAPAGARPRRSAAQLLAELPFLRFDRNERTGALVEQALRRLSKTPVQEFLELNSIEALAELVRQQVGVALLPRLRRARWEQDLTLRVIALPEPALTRSVGLLYRRAVRGPLTEAIARQFDQV